CTGGACACATGGTGCACAAACCAGAAATGCAGAGAACCTAGTGATGATAACAGGAAAAGAAATCAATAGAAGGTTTAAAAATAATTGGTACATGCGGGCAGCAGTTGGAGAACGATTAAAATATATGCGTAACCATTGACCTTATAGATTACAAAACAGTGGCGTTAACTTACTGTTGCCAAGCTACGGTTTTTAATCAAACTTGCGATCCCATCCAGCTATTATATTAAGGGTATACTTATTATCCATGAAAAAATACTGTTTTATCTACTCATTCATAATATGGATGCCTTATCCATGGAAAGAAACGATAATCCTATTACATTTGCCAATGGTATCATCCCTACACCTCCATTATTGGCTAAATGAACTATAATTTTAAATTGCGATGCATATGCACAATGCTCATCAGACAAAAAGTCTTAAAGAATTGGTAAACAGATTTCTTGAAACCTCTCCTTTTCAGAAACAACTAACAGCAGCTATGGTACGTGCTGCATGGCATACCACCATGCCTAAAGTGGTTTGTGATAGGACGGAAAAGCTTTATGTCCACCATAACAAGATTTTTTTAAAAATAACTTCTGCTCCTTTACGGCATGAGTTAAAGTGCAATAAAGATAGAATCCTGATGATGCTCCATCAAACTATGTCGCATACCCTGCTACAAGATGTTATTTTTTTGTAGGTATACTTCCACAAAAAAGATGCAAAATAAATCACTAACTATTTAGAACTACTAAAATATTGCTTAGATTCACATCAGCGTTCAAAAGTTATCAATACTGAACTGTAAAGGGATGATTATGCTAGTAGAAAAAAGGCCAGTAGTAGAAACAGAGCAAAAACTTGTGGTAGACCAGGGTGTAAATAAAGAAAAGACAATCAAAACAAAAGAGATGATTCTCCAAAGAACCAATCAAGTCTCTTTAATTAGCCATCTTGTTTCTGGTTTTGACCCCGTTAATGTAGAAGGCAATTACCAATCTAAATCTTCTTCACGGGTATCTATTTACTTTGGGAAAGTAAGTAAAAAATGGAAGTTTAAATGCCATCAAACGGATCAGGAGGGGGATGTGTTTGCCCTTTGGGGATACTGTTATGGATTAGACTATCCAACCCAATTGAATGATATTCTGGAGCATATGAATCGAAAGCTTTCCTTGGGCCTGTAACCCTATTTGTTTAAAGCAAGCACTTTTATGGTTGGTATACAAGGCATATCTTTTAAGGGTAAAAAGGTACTCATACGCGTTGATTTTAATGTACCCATAACGGATCATGGCGTGGTTATCGATGACCGGCGTATTCGGAGCAGTTTGCCAACGATTCAAAAAGTAATAGCAGATGGCGGAATAGCTATTTTGCTCGCTCATTTGGGCAGGCCTAAACATGGATATGAAGCACGTTATTCGTTACGCAGACTTTTGCCTGTATTATCTAATTTATTGCAACAACCTATTGTTTTTGCGCCCGATTGTATAGGATCTGTGGTAAAAGAACGGATAGATGGGCTAGAGCCAGGTAGCATCTTACTACTGGAAAATGTGCGTTTCCATGCATCAGAAACATTAGAAGATCGTGGTTTTGCTCAAGCACTGGCTGAATGGGGGGAGGTCTATATCAATGAAGCTTTTGGAACCATTCATAGAAATCATGTTTCTACTACTTTATTGCCTACTTATTTTAAAGAGCGCTATGCGGGCTACTTATTGCAGCAAGAAATAGCCGCTATTGATAAACTTTTTTCAAAAGAGCAAAGCCCCGTTGTGGCCATTATGGGCGGCAATAAGCTTGTAGATAAAGCAAAGCCGATTCAAGGTTTAATGCGTTACGTAGACCATATATTGATTGGTGGAGGATTGATCCTACCGTTTTACTATGCAAAACAGTCACCATCTGCACATACCGATTCAGAAGCAGAGGGGATTGCCAGTAGATTATTTGATGCACTGATACGCCATGGCCATTGTCAATTATGGTTGCCAACAGATGTCCAGGCGCTACCTGAAATGGATGAGCAGCTTACACCATCGACCTTATCGCTTGCCGATCTACCATATGACTCTTATGTAGTAGATATTGGACCGGTTACACAAGCACGCTTTGCAGCATTGATTCGGCAAGCTAAGACCATATTATGGGCTGGCCCTATAGGGGTATTTGAATGGGATCAATGTGCGCTTGGAACTGTTTCCATTGCCCAGGCCATTGCCCAGGCCACTGCGCATGGTGCCTACAGCATAGTAGGTGGCGGAGATACCGCTGCTGCTATAAAACAAGCAGGCTATGTCAATCAAGTTTCCTATATTTCTACAGGAGGAGGAGCCTTGCTGGCCTATATTGCAGCAGATCGAAAATTATCAAGTCTAGAGGCATTGAAGCAATAGCGTAGTTATAATGCGTTGTTATCCCAGTACATTAACAAGATAAAAAAGATATGATGAGAACCATAGCACAAAAATATAAGGAAGAAGGGAGGCAATTTGGTCAAAAGAGAGACAAGTTAGAGGGCAAATTAGCAATAGCTAGTTGTTTATCTGAAGGCGAATCGTTAGAGAGTGTGTGATTCGTAGAGGTTGTTACACCTGAGTTGTCCGATTAAGTTTGTGATACTACACTTTAGCTTACTAAGCTTATTAGGTCTTTGCGTTTTATCCTGTAGCCCTGCCAGACCGCCTAGTTTATACCTTTTTAAACAACGATAAAGAGTTGATCTAGCAATACCACAACGCCTAGCTGTCTTGCTTATAGAGCCTAACGTTTCATAAGCTTGTATCCAAGTCTTATGTGCATTAACCTTACGAGTTTTATTCTCCATTACGTACGCTATTATATGGGATTATGGATAAGTTTAACAACTTACCCATAATCCCATATAAGCTACTATAATTTTATATTTTTATAAAGTATGTTTTGTAGTGTTTCTGTTGAAAATTCACACAATTTATCGATTGTATTAGTTAATGCATCATGCTTTAGTGGCTGATTTTATTAACATGGCGGATAAAGGATTTAACTGATTCCCTTGTTTTTTTTCAAGATTTGGAGTTTTTTCAGGGTTTCCTGTTCCGTTAGCTTATTGATTAGTGTTTCCAATGTTTGAGTTGCTGCTTTTCCAGTTCCAATTACCATGCTGGAGAGACTTCTAATTGTGATCCCTTGTTTTTTCAAGATTTGGAGTTTTTTCAGGGTTTCCTGTTCTGTTAGCTTATTGATTAGTGTTTCCAATGTTTGCGCTGCTTCCTTTCCAGCTCCATTTGCCATGCTGGAGAGATTATTAAACCTAATATTATTATTAAGTATGTGTTGTAATTTACTTTCTATGGCATATCCCCCGCTAGCGCACTTTATTAAAGTTTTATTGAGCAAAGTGTCGAGCACATATAGATCGGTACATTTTTTTAAGACACTACTCAAAAAAGTATAGGGCAGCTTTAGTTTATCGTAAGCATCAAGTTTTTCTATTATGCTTTCCGCTAATAGGCTATTTGGATCATGATTTATTTTAATTTTTAATGACTTAAAATAAATTGTATTGGGTAAACGTTCCAATACGTCTAGGCTGCTTTGTGGATTATATAACCTAATATTATTGTTTACTTCACGCTTTTGTTTCTTTTTTATTTTACTATTTTGGGTAGATCCACTTGAATTTTTAGGCAAATATAACCGTTTTTGTAACTGATTACCCATTTTTTTGTGCTTGCTGAGTATATCTGATGATTGCTGTTCATTTTGTTGCTCTTTATTTGGCGCAGCACCAGGTAGCCATGAACTGCTAGATACTTTACATCTTTTATCTTGGGAAGATTCACCCGAATCTGGAACAGCAGTGAGTGGCTTTATCTTAGGTCTCTTGAGCGATTGCGCATGCTTATTAAATGTTTCTTTATGGATTATTTGTTCCTTGGATAGGAGGGCTTCACATTTTATGCGTGGCTGTATTTTCAGATGAGTGTGATTACAGGCATATATACATATCAAAATAAATCTATACCACACCCCCAATAGGGTGGCTAATAGTGTGATCATTTAATTAAAATTATTAGGTGTGTTATACGTATTGTCTTTCTTAAAAAAGATAGCATTATATACAAAAATTTTAATTTATGCAATACGATACAACTGTAAAGCGTTCAGGGGCGTTATGGAAGTGGTAGGCATCATTCCTATGGCTC
The nucleotide sequence above comes from Cardinium endosymbiont of Sogatella furcifera. Encoded proteins:
- a CDS encoding DciA family protein, with protein sequence MHMHNAHQTKSLKELVNRFLETSPFQKQLTAAMVRAAWHTTMPKVVCDRTEKLYVHHNKIFLKITSAPLRHELKCNKDRILMMLHQTMSHTLLQDVIFL
- a CDS encoding helix-turn-helix domain-containing protein, coding for MENKTRKVNAHKTWIQAYETLGSISKTARRCGIARSTLYRCLKRYKLGGLAGLQDKTQRPNKLSKLKCSITNLIGQLRCNNLYESHTL
- a CDS encoding phosphoglycerate kinase, with amino-acid sequence MVGIQGISFKGKKVLIRVDFNVPITDHGVVIDDRRIRSSLPTIQKVIADGGIAILLAHLGRPKHGYEARYSLRRLLPVLSNLLQQPIVFAPDCIGSVVKERIDGLEPGSILLLENVRFHASETLEDRGFAQALAEWGEVYINEAFGTIHRNHVSTTLLPTYFKERYAGYLLQQEIAAIDKLFSKEQSPVVAIMGGNKLVDKAKPIQGLMRYVDHILIGGGLILPFYYAKQSPSAHTDSEAEGIASRLFDALIRHGHCQLWLPTDVQALPEMDEQLTPSTLSLADLPYDSYVVDIGPVTQARFAALIRQAKTILWAGPIGVFEWDQCALGTVSIAQAIAQATAHGAYSIVGGGDTAAAIKQAGYVNQVSYISTGGGALLAYIAADRKLSSLEALKQ